In Drechmeria coniospora strain ARSEF 6962 chromosome 03, whole genome shotgun sequence, the DNA window CCAAAGAATGGCTCGGTATCGATCTCAGGTCTAACCTTCTCAGTTTTGTATTCCACAAGTCGTGTGCCCTGTTCGAACGGAGGGCAAGGTTCGTCTTCCCGCGCCGATCAGGACAATCTTCTCCTCATGCCGTCCTCCAGCAAGCTCGTCAGCACCATCGTCTCCACCTTCACGGCAAACTACGTCTATTCCTGGCCAACTGCCTTTCCCGATACCCCCCTCAGTTTCCCGCTGCCCACCTTTGACGGCCGGGCGGTGTGTTACCCGAGCGTTCAGAACCTGAGAGACTACCTGAGCTGGCGCCAAGCTGACTGTAGGGGCGAAATGTCTTGAGCTTACTGCCGCACGCACTGACATGATACTACCAGGCCACATCAACAATCTCTACAACACCACGTTCTGGGCTCTCATCCAGCTCGGTGGGCTCGACAACAAAGAGGCCGAGAAATCACTCGCTGTACGACCTGCACGGTGTCACCCTCGATCCAGGCTAACGGTAACAGGGAACTCTTGCGGCCGACAAGAACGAGATATTGTTCTCTCGATTCGGCACCAACTACAACAATGAACCGGAGATGTTTAGAAAGGGAAGCGTCATCTTTCGAGACGTATGTGGCCAACGGCAATAATTCGAGACCTCTGCTAACCGGTTCAAGTTTGAGCTTGCCGAGCCGGACGGCCACAATGTCGCCCAAGAGATGGAGGATCTGGCTATGCCGATCGAAGGGTCTAAAAGTCGAGCCGACAAAGAACGCAAGCGTAGGACCAAAGCAAGAGTCGTGGTGGAACACCTGGACATCATCAAGGACGATTTCTGGAACAGGAGGCCGTGGATTCTGTCGGGAAAACCGGGCAAGGTTCCAAAAGAAACGTAAATGGCTATCTATTCTTCAGTTGGGTATCAAAGAGAACGAATACTCCGGCCGGCACCGTGCCCATGCAAATGCTCGTTTCAAACGCTTGTCAGCTACTGACACCCTTGGATCCCACCCCTTTCGATTCCTTCTCTTTTCGCTTACGTCGTTTCTCTTCTTTTCTTGCGCGACGCAGCTTTTTTTCGTCGTCCGCATCGGCGCTCAATTCGGCCTTGCACCGGGCTTTTGCTGCCTTGCGCTCGCGCCGGGCCGCCCTAGTCTTTTCTCGCTCCTCTTTTCGCCGACGTTTCATCTCCTTTCTCGCCTTTCGCTCTTCCTTCGTCTCCCTTTTGTTCTCGGTACCGTCGGATGTTGTTGGAGTGGCGCTGTCGGAGTCGGTGGACGACGTATCCTTTTCTGCCATGCCCAGCGATCCTTCCAAGAGCCCCCCTCGAACGAACGATTGATACAAGTACCACTTGCCGAGGGACCCCTTGTCTATCGAATTGAGCTTCCCCGTCGTCACTTTTTGCGTCACGGTGCCAGGTTTCGATGTGTCGAGGCCTTGAAGTTGTTCGTCGAAAGCATTCATCCACCACTGATCGCTCGTAAAGTGCTGTTTCGTCCCGAGCCCTTTGGTGTCGTCTTTTCTCGAGAGCAGGAGAGGCTTGGAGAGGCCGACTGCGTCGTCAGTCTTGTGGAGGGAGTGTCCCGTTCCCCTCCAACCCTGCGATGTAAGGAGAGCGTGGGAATCCATCGGAGACCCACGCGCCGGTGCGGCGGGACGTCAAGGATTTCCGTGTTTGATGCCAGCCTCCATACGGTTGTGAAAGGCGATGGTGAGTGAAGTCTTTGGCGAACCGCGACTCTGGCTTCCCTCCATTTGCTGCGGTTGCAACTTGAAAAGAATTATTTGTTGCGGTGGCGTTGTACTAATTTTTGGGCCCGAACATTCATGTGGGGCATCACGATcgcctacaagtacgtaagtacagttagtagtgcttgtacggagtaatacacctacagtacatgtactccgaaGTTgtgcagtacaactacttgcacttaggtgtacctgtactccgtacagcgtgCTGTACTGGATATGTACCAGTACACTGTGTTCTGGGTACTGTGGTTCTTGTTGAACTCGTTCAGCCTTGTAGGCTGACTATTAACTCTCTGAACAGACCATCAAGTACGTACCAACCTCCGGCGAACTTACTATttcaggtacggagtacttggccAAGTATCAAGAAGTAGGTACTTATCTATCTGTGAACGTACCAAATACCGTCCTACCGTAACCAGGATTTGCTAGCGATGTACCCATGTAAAGCTACCTCGAGAGGTAGTGTAATGTACCTCGGGTTGGAGAGTCCAGTCTGTCATCGTTGAACTTCACGTGCGGGTGTGGCTCAACCGTGCCATATCTATCCCTATTATCCCATCTACCATTTTTGTTTTGTTTCTTGTTTCATGCTATTAGGATTATATCTGGTTTCTACTCACAATTTCTAGTCACGTCTCGAGTTGGTTGCCGACAGACAGTCGGCGGCACGATTCTGGGCCGCTACCCAGCGTTGCGATAGCCCTAAGCTGGCATTCAGTGTTATCGTAGATACGGTGACACTTCATCATCAGAAAACTCGTCAGCTCGCAGCCATAGATATAATTCATCGTGCCTCACCTGGTACCCGAAACCGAACGAACAAGACATCTAGTTTAAGAAAACCATGGCACCCCTCTGCACGGACCCGAGGCaggtcgtcatcgccctTGAGCCGGCACGACGACAGGCTCTGCTCCAGCTCGTCAGCAATATCACGGCCTACATGAAATCTCAACTGGAAGCCGCCCCGAGCGAGCTGGGTTTTGTGTCTCCAGATTTCGACCATTCGTACAAGGTTTGCCAACACGTCGCGGCCCCCGAAAGAACGGAGTCGCCGCAAtggcagccgtcggccggtAATAGTCAGCCAGAGCGAATTCAGAGGGCTGCCGTACGATACATGTCTGAATGGGAAGCCGAGCTGCTGAAGAAGCTGGGTGAAGTCGTCCAGGTGGAAGACAGTGACGAGATCAGAGCGGAGAGGAAGGCAAGACGTGATCGGCTGGCCAAGAATCGGCTGAACACGCcggaggatggcgaggaccTTATTAGCTTTGGCGGCTTTCAGGTCAGCAAGTCGGAAGACGTGTCATCGCTCCAGAAGCTGTACCACCCCGTACCGACTACCTTGGCGACGTGCCCCTCCCAGGACAGGCGAGAGGCGCTCAGCtgtctcctcctccttcttctaTCGACCGGAAGGTATTCAGCCCACTCGCGGGCCTTGGTCCTCTACCTCGCCTCGGCACTGGAGCTTCCCCAGGTCTTTGTCAACCAGGAAGAGGCGGAAATCGCCCGTTCGCTCATCCAAAACACGGCGGCGAAGGAGCAGCAAAAGGAAACCATgtccgccgaggccgaggccgccaagCGTCGCCAGCAGAACAGGGCGAGTCGCCTGTGGAAAGTCGGCCTGGCCTCCGTCGCTGGAGCTACCATCATCGGCGTCACTGGTGGTCTCGCAGCCCCACTCGTTGCCGGAGCCATCGGTGGCATCATGGGCGGCGTCggactcggcggcgtcgcgagTTTCCTCGGCATCTTCTGGATGAACGGTGCCCTGGTGGGTGCTCTCTTTGGTGCCTACGGCGCCAAGATGACCGTAAGTTGACGACCACCTCCCTCGAACTGCCACGGCTCACAGGCGGCAGGGTAAAATAGTGGACAGCTATGCCAAGGAAGTCGACGACTTTTGCTTCATCCCTCTGGACGAAGACGATTCTTCGCCCTCTCCGGAGCAGTGGCAATCCCAGCGCCGTCTGCGCGTCACCATCGGCATCAACGGTTGGCTCAACTCCGAAGAAGACATCAAGAAGCCCTGGCGCGTCCTCAACACCGACTCCGAAGTCTTTGCATTACGCTTCGAGATGAAGACGTTGCTCGCGCTTGGCTCCGCCCTGCAGGATCTCGTCCAGTCGTTTGCCTGGGTCGCCTTCAAGTCCGAGATCATTAAACGCACCGTCCTGGTCACATTATGGGCTGCTCTATGGCCGATCCAAGTCCTCTCTGCCGCATCTAGCATCGACAATCCTTTCAGCCGGGCGAGAAATCGATCTCGAAAGGCCGGCCAGCTTCTCGCCGATGCGCTCATCAACAGGGTACAGGGCGAGAGACCGGTGACGCTGGTGGGCTAttccctcggcgccgccgctaTCCATGCGTGCCTCCAATCCCTCGCCGAGCGGCAGGCTTTTGGCCTCATAGCTGAAGTCGTCCTCATCGgaacgccggcgccgtctgaCGCCGCACACTGGCGCACTCTCCGCACCGTCGTGTCGGGCAACGTCTTCAACGTGTACTCCGAGAATGACATGATCCTGGGATTCGTGTACCGCATGCACAGCCTAAAATTCGGTGTCGCCGGTCTCCAGGCCATCCCCGACGTCCAGGGTGTCGAGAACATCAACCTCAGTGGTAGTGTGAGTGGACATCTGCGTTATCCGGAGCTGACGGGCGAGATCCTCAAGAGGtgcggcttcgtcggcgtaCGTTCCGGAAGCGAGATCGAAATGGACGACGTCATTCGCATGAAGGACTACCATGCCAGGGGAAAGCTGATAGACTTTGGCGGGTCGGGGAATGAGACAGCAAAGACGACAACGCAGAAGCCGAGTGAGACGGTCGCCGAACTTCATGGGCTGAACATCTCGCCACAAGTTCGCTCTTCTACCTTTGCAGAACTGAACCCACAATTCCTCAAGCGATCTATCGAGACCACCCCAGAAGTTGCAGCGAAACCTGTTCAGCCTGCGAATTTCGCTCGCACCGAGCATGCAACTGCCCCTTTGGATAGGACTACAGGGTCAGGCGAATACGGAAGTGACAATCCTCCGCTGGTCAAAAACCCCGATCGTTTATGGAAGCAGAGACCAAGGCAACTGACACCGGACTCGGATGACTCATATGACTCGGATGACTTTGAAGCAGGTGAGTACAGGGGCATAACGATGGTGGATAATTCTGGTGACTAGTGTTGGACATCGAGCACGAGAGCGTGAATACCTAAATAAtgcagtgtacatgtagtctTATGAAAGTACAGACCCGAGTCGGTCTCAACCTTGTTTTCACCCCAAGCTCTTCAAGATACCTGCACACGTAAGGTCCATATGTAGGGTAGTCGGCACGAAAGCAGGTGGTCATGTTGAATCTCATTAACTCAATTCGCCGCGGAAGACTCCGCGAGCCTTTGGGCCGAGTATATACGACGAGAGAAACAAAAAGGAAAAGGCGACCATAGAAAGTAGTGGGACTATCAGACAAGAAGAAGGCTCGAAACTGAGGGTATGGAGTTCTTGCCGCCCTGTCCTTCCCTCAAACCCTCATTGTCACAGGCCTGTCTGAACAAAAGAATTATTGCTGAGCTGGGCCACAAAATCAGCGTTGAGGCCGTAGCTCTGAATCCCATCTCGGCATGATGTCGGGCCTTGGTATTGACATGCTTTTGGAAAACACAAGCAGACTGAGGAAGAAAATGTGCCGACATGAGTAGTGACAAGCATTATGTATAAATATTTTGGTCTAATCGTTTAGGGAATCGCCCTTTTGCGAACCAGCCGAGAATACTGCTGAAATTAGATCCGGGCGACTGCCAACATTATTTTCAGAATTCATGATTTTAGGAGTTTCACCGTAACGAGCGGCCCTACCGACGCGTCGGAGCCACCAACTGAGGACCGGTGCTGTCCTCCATGTTGACAGTGAGCTCGGCAACGCGGGCCTTTATGCGAGCAACACGTGTCTCAATCGCTGCAGAACTTGTTAGCTATCACTGGCTTCCGAACATGACGGGTCAAACTTACTCTCCTCCCCGCTGTTACCATCATGAGCATGACCGGCCTTGCCCAACGCGCTCCGCGTGGGGGTGTCGTGCTCCCCCCGAGTCGACGCCCTCGCAGCGGCATTTTTGCGGATCTGTGCCCATCGGTCCTGCACTCCAGGCCCCGCCGCCTGGTTCAACTGCTCCTTGGACTTTGCGGATGCAGATGCGGCCGTCTGGCGGTTCGTGCGGCGAGGAATCCGTGTCGGAGTAGTGCTCTCGAAGTCATCGTCCTCGGGGGCAAAAGCAGGCTGATCTCGCAGTGGTCCTTGATCAAATTGGGAGAATTCTCGAGCAGCGTCTGCGGCATCCTGAGTATCAATGGGAGAGATATCTCCCCCACGGGCAGAAGTGTGCACCGTTGACTCAGGACGCTTGGAGGGCTTGGGTGGTTTCGCAGAGCTCACCGGCCTTCTCGCGAGCTTCGATGGCTTCTGCGTCAAAGACGGAACCGGACTGTCACCAGCAGAGGGTGACGAGGTCAGGGCCTGCTGCGCACCGTACTCAGGAGATTGCGGATCGGAGCGAAGAAATTCGTTAATGTCGGCCGCAGGTTCGTCCGGAAGTGTCGAATCGCGGTTCTTGCGTGAAGTGAGTAGCCTTCGCAGACCTGATTTTTCCTTGTTTGCCTGGAATTGACCCTGTTGCGCATGGGACAGCCCGAGACCAGCTTCGGCTTgttcgtcggccgtcatgtcTGAGAAGTCGTAAACATCGTTCACTCCAGTAGCAGGAGGCGGGCTCGGATGCTTTTGATACTTGGATTCCACGGATTTGTCCGTCACGGGCGATTGGGAATCCCTTGGTTGGGACCCGAGCTTAGGCGATGATCGGTGAGGTTGCCGCGGGGATCCGAAGAAGGCTGTGCCGGACTCGGAGAATTCCTTCAAAGGAACCGTAGGAGGGGTGTGTTCGAGGTATGATCCGCCGTTCGTCGTTCGGGATGAGAGCGAACTGCTGCCAAATGTACGAGCTGAATAGGCAGGAGAGACGGAAGCGCCGCGGCCAGCATTGCTGTTGGCCAAGTAAGCATCTTTCGTTGCAACCTTGTCGTACTTCTTGACCCATTTCATCGCAGGTGAAGCCGCGCCAACAATGTGCGTTTGTATGCTGAAGACGCTGTTGGTCTTCTCGGCCAGAAGCTCTGCGTCATGACGACCCCGGCGCGGCGTGCCTACGGCGGCAGCCTGCTCCTCTTGATATTTCGTCGCACGAAGCTGAGCGGCCTTGGCTTGGATCTTGGCGTGCGTCTGGGACCCTATGCTCGTCTTGCTGTCCCCAAaaccgttgccgttgccgttgccgtcaccTCCTTGACCCTGTCCTTGCCTGCTTTCCGGCTTGTTGCGCCCGTTCGCCCTGCTCCGCTTCGTCCAGCTAAAGAAGCTTTTCTTCTCCGCGATGTAAGCGCCCTCTTCCGGCTCGGGTGCCGCTCCGGCAATCAACTCTTCCACCACGATCCACCGAGCGCCAGGGATCCTCGTCTCGATCACAGCACACCTCCCAAACGCAGACTTTCTGGTGACCGTCTCTTCAGGGGCAAGACTGCTCATCCACACCCACCAGAAGGAATCGTCCAGCTCTATCAGCGTGATGCTGGCCAGCTCGCCGGGCTCGAGACCGTGATCCGACTCTAGCTGCGCGAGTTGGGATTGGTTGATGTGCTGTCTGATCTGCGTCTCGATTGGCGGTAGGACTTGATCGGGTGGAAGAATCAAGCCAGTCCGACCGGcggtctcgtcgacgaagccggaaGACAGAAAGTCGGCCCAGGAAGGCGTTGTAGGCCTCGCAAACTGATTCCTGGAGACGGGGGAGCTCCTGATGccccgaggcggcggcatcgagggcATGTTTCTAGTTtcttcatcgtcctcggcggcgatgccaaAACCCATGTCCTCGAATCGTGACCAGGACGCATCGCGAAGACTGGTAGAATGCGCGATGCTTGACGCCGACGATTGATTTGCTGCAGAAATAGCATTGAGGACACGACGACATTCATCGGTCAGGGTCTGTACGGGATCCTCGAAGTTGGAGAACATCTGGAGACCGCGGTCCGAGTCTCGGTACTGAAAGTGGCCCGCGCGACGGAGGAGAGCGAATGGTGTGGGAGAAACCGCATCGACCATCATGACCAGCTTGTTGGTGCTCGATG includes these proteins:
- a CDS encoding tRNAHis guanylyltransferase, which translates into the protein MCAKYEFEKPNDQRALDLMNIAAKAVVADLPEIMIAYGVSDEYSRVPCSNGGQGSSSRADQDNLLLMPSSSKLVSTIVSTFTANYVYSWPTAFPDTPLSFPLPTFDGRAVCYPSVQNLRDYLSWRQADCHINNLYNTTFWALIQLGGLDNKEAEKSLAGTLAADKNEILFSRFGTNYNNEPEMFRKGSVIFRDFELAEPDGHNVAQEMEDLAMPIEGSKSRADKERKRRTKARVVVEHLDIIKDDFWNRRPWILSGKPGKVPKET
- a CDS encoding transmembrane and coiled-coil domains 4, whose translation is MAPLCTDPRQVVIALEPARRQALLQLVSNITAYMKSQLEAAPSELGFVSPDFDHSYKVCQHVAAPERTESPQWQPSAGNSQPERIQRAAVRYMSEWEAELLKKLGEVVQVEDSDEIRAERKARRDRLAKNRLNTPEDGEDLISFGGFQVSKSEDVSSLQKLYHPVPTTLATCPSQDRREALSCLLLLLLSTGRYSAHSRALVLYLASALELPQVFVNQEEAEIARSLIQNTAAKEQQKETMSAEAEAAKRRQQNRASRLWKVGLASVAGATIIGVTGGLAAPLVAGAIGGIMGGVGLGGVASFLGIFWMNGALVGALFGAYGAKMTGKIVDSYAKEVDDFCFIPLDEDDSSPSPEQWQSQRRLRVTIGINGWLNSEEDIKKPWRVLNTDSEVFALRFEMKTLLALGSALQDLVQSFAWVAFKSEIIKRTVLVTLWAALWPIQVLSAASSIDNPFSRARNRSRKAGQLLADALINRVQGERPVTLVGYSLGAAAIHACLQSLAERQAFGLIAEVVLIGTPAPSDAAHWRTLRTVVSGNVFNVYSENDMILGFVYRMHSLKFGVAGLQAIPDVQGVENINLSGSVSGHLRYPELTGEILKRCGFVGVRSGSEIEMDDVIRMKDYHARGKLIDFGGSGNETAKTTTQKPSETVAELHGLNISPQVRSSTFAELNPQFLKRSIETTPEVAAKPVQPANFARTEHATAPLDRTTGSGEYGSDNPPLVKNPDRLWKQRPRQLTPDSDDSYDSDDFEAGEYRGITMVDNSGD